In Pongo pygmaeus isolate AG05252 chromosome 13, NHGRI_mPonPyg2-v2.0_pri, whole genome shotgun sequence, one genomic interval encodes:
- the LOC129044155 gene encoding olfactory receptor 1Q1 — translation MDNSTWTSVSHFVLLGVSTHPEERIPLFLVFSLMYTINISGNVAIIITLILSAPRLHIPMYIFLSNLALTDICFTSTTVPKMLQIIFSPTKVISYTGCLAQTYFFICFAVMENFILAVMAYDRYIAICHPFHYTMILTIMLCVKMVVVCHALSHLHALLHTFLTGQLIICADNRIAHFFCDLYALMKISCTSTYLSTLMIHTEGAVVISGPLAFITASYACIILVVLRIPSAKGRWKAFSTCGSHLTVVATFYGTLSWVYFRLLSSYSVTKGRIITVVYTVVTPMLNPFIYSLRNGDVKGAFMKWMSRTQTFFFR, via the coding sequence ATGGACAACAGCACCTGGACCAGTGTGTCCCATTTTGTTCTCTTGGGCGTTTCCACCCACCCAGAAGAGCGAATCCCACTCTTCCTTGTTTTTTCACTCATGTACACAATCAATATTTCTGGCAATGTGGCCATCATCATCACACTGATTCTCTCTGCTCCACGCCTCCACATCCCCATGTACATCTTCCTCAGTAACTTGGCCTTGACAGACATCTGCTTCACCTCCACCACGGTCCCCAAGATGCTGCAGATTATTTTCTCCCCTACAAAGGTAATTTCCTACACAGGCTGTTTAGCCcaaacttattttttcatttgcttcgCCGTCATGGAAAACTTCATCCTGGCTGTGATGGCCTATGACAGGTACATCGCCATCTGCCACCCTTTCCACTACACTATGATCCTCACTATAATGCTGTGTGTGAAGATGGTGGTCGTGTGCCATGCCCTCTCCCACCTTCACGCCCTGCTGCATACTTTTCTCACGGGCCAACTAATCATCTGTGCAGATAACAGAATCGCCCACTTCTTCTGTGACCTCTACGCTCTGATGAAGATCTCCTGCACTAGCACCTACCTCAGCACCCTCATGATTCACACAGAAGGTGCTGTTGTAATCAGTGGACCTCTGGCCTTCATTACTGCCTCCTATGCCTGCATCATCTTGGTGGTCCTCCGGATCCCCTCAGCCAAGGGCAGGTGGAAAGCCTTTTCCACCTGCGGCTCCCACCTCACTGTGGTGGCCACATTCTATGGCACCCTCAGCTGGGTCTACTTCCGGCTCCTTTCCAGCTATTCAGTGACCAAGGGTCGCATTATAACAGTCGTGTACACAGTGGTGACTCCCATGCTGAACCCCTTCATCTACAGCCTGAGGAATGGGGATGTCAAGGGAGCCTTCATGAAATGGATGAGCAGAACGCAGACTTTTTTCTTTAGATAA